Below is a window of Geomonas oryzisoli DNA.
CACATAAGGATCCTGAACTCTATGCCTCCACGTATCAGTTTAGCCATCATCGACAGCGACGCGTCCGCCCGCGAATCCATCGAGGTAACGCTGAAACCGTTTTCCGAGACCATCGGCATCGTCGGCTCGGTCGATAACTTTAGCGCCGGTCTGAGGGTAATCGAGAAGAGCGCGCCCAATGTCGTTATTCTTGAGGTCAGCGACATTCAGCGTGGCATGCAGGAGGTGCAGCACATCACCTCCAAGTTTCCCCGGACCTCGGTCATCGTCAGCTCCTCTGAGAAGAGCTCCGACTGGATTCTCTCGCTCATGCGGGCGGGAGCCGTGGAGTACATGCTGCGCCCCCTGACCCAGGACGAGCTGAAACTCGCCCTGCAGAAGGTGGGACGCTTCATCTTCTCCAAGACCGAGGAGGCACCTCGCGCCAAGATCATCTCCGTATACTACCCCACCGGCGGGACGGGAACCACCACGGTCGCGGTGAATCTCGCCGCCGGTCTCGCCTCGGAAGGGGTCAAGGTCGCCCTCGTCGATCTCAACCTCTACTCCGGCGACATCGGCACCTTCCTCGACGTCAGCCCGACGTACACCCTGAGCAGCGTCACCAGCAACATAGACCGTCTCGATGCCAACTTCTTGATGACGGTCATGACCAGGCATGCATCTGGCCCCTTCGTTCTCACCGAGCCCAATGAGGTGGATGACGCCATTTCGATTACCCCCGATCAAGTGCACCGCATCCTCTCCTTTTTAAGAGGCGTGTTCACCTATGTCGTGGTCGACTGCGGCGGCCCCCTGGCTGGCTGCAACATGGCCATCTTCGAGTCTTCCGACCTGATACTGTTCACCACTGCCCTGAGCCTTCCCGCCCTTAAGAACAGCAAGCGCTACCTCACCGCAATGGAGCGGAAAGGACTGCGCAAGGACCGGCTGAAACTGGTCGTGAACCGTTACCTGCCCAAAGCCGACATCCAGGTCAAGGACGCCGAGAAGGTGCTGGGGCACACAGTTTTTCAAACGATACCCAACGATTACCTCGACGTGGTCAATTCCATCAACAAGGGTATGCCGGTCGTAAAGTACTCACCGGGGTCTGCGGTCAGCAAGGCGATCCTCAACCTGGCGGAGCTGGTGGCAAAACCCTAACTCCAGTTGGGCGTGCGCCGGTTGCAGCCGTGCTACCGGAGCGGACAAATCAATCGCCACGGCCGCTCCGCTCGCAGTTCAAGAGGTCTTATCTATGCCGAATAATCCATTTCAGATGCCCGGGATCACGAACGATCAGGAATTTTTCCAGGACCTGAAAAGCCGCATCCACCGTCGTCTGATCGAACGCCTCGACCTGGCGAAACTGGATCTTCTTGGCGCTAACGAGCTCAACCGTGAGATAGGCTTCGTCATTGAGAACCTGATCATCGAGGAAGGGGTTCCCCTGAACCAGTTCGAGCGGGACCGCCTGGTCGTGGAGATCCAGCACGAGACCTTCGGCCTGGGTCCGCTGGAGCCCCTGCTGGCTGACCCTCACGTTTCCGACATCCTGGTGAACAAGAGCTCCCAGGTTTACGTCGAGCGCTTCGGCAAACTGGTCAAGACCGACGTCTGTTTCAAGGATAATGGGCACCTTTTGCAGATCATCGAGAGGATCGTCTCCAAGGTTGGCCGGCGCATCGACGAGTCATCCCCCTATGTCGACGCGAGGCTTCCGGACGGCTCCCGCGTCAATGCCATCATCCCGCCGCTGGCCCTGGACGGGCCGGTCCTCTCCATCCGTCGTTTCGGGCAGGATCCGCTCAAGATGAACGACCTCATCAACCTGGGCACCCTCGACCCCCGCATGGAGAAGATCCTGGAGGGGGCGGTACGCACCAGGCTGAACATCCTGGTTTCCGGCGGTACCGGCACCGGCAAGACCACCATGCTGAACGTGCTCTCCGAGTACATCCCCCATGACGAGCGCGTGGTCACCATCGAGGACTCCGCAGAACTCCATCTGAAGCAGGAACACGTGGTACGCCTGGAGACCCGTCCTCCCAACATCGAGGGGAGGGGGGAGGTGACCCAGCGCGACCTGGTGCGCAACGCCCTCAGGATGCGCCCCGACCGGATCATCCTGGGCGAGATCCGCGGCGGCGAGGCACTGGACATGCTTCAGGCCATGAACACCGGTCACGACGGTTCCATCTCTACCGTTCACGCCAACACTACCCGCGACGCCCTGGCCCGTATCGAAACCATGGTGCTCATGGCCGGCATGGACCTGCCTGAGCGTGCCATACGCGAGCAGGTGGCGTCGGCTCTGAATGTCGTGGTTCAACTGGTCAGATTCTCAGACGGTACGAGGAAGGTGGTCAAACTCTCCGAAATAACCGGCATGGAGGGGAACACAGTCGTAATGCACGACGTCTTTGTGTTCGATCAAAAAGGCATCGACAAGGAAGGGAGGGTTGTCGGCAGCTATCGGGCAACGGGGGTGAGGCCGATGTTTGCTGAACGTTTCAGGGTCTACGGCTTCGAGCTCCCCCAGGGGATCTTCGAGAACTAGGAGGAGGGCCACTTGCTATATATTGTTGTCATAACCTTCATAGCCGTCTTTCTTCTGCTCTTTGCGGTTTACCTTGCAGTTTCCGCAGCCAGGACGTCTCCCAAGTATGAGCTGAAAAGGCGCCTGCAGCGCCTGGCGAAAGATTCCTCCGCACAGGGAATGCCGGAAGACCTGCGCGCGGAGATCATCAGGGAGATCCCCCCCCTGGACAAGCTCCTCGGATCATTTCCGCTTACGCGTGACTTGGACAAGAAACTGGACCACGGTGGTCTCGACGTGACTGCTTCTCGGTTTCTCGTCCTCACCGCGTCGGTTACCGTCTGCCTCTTCGTTCTGATCCTTTTCCTGTTCAAGTCCTTTTGGGCTGCGCTATTAGGAGGCATCATCGTCTCTCTGCTGCCCTTCGCTTATCTTCATTTCAAAATTCAGCAACGCCTGGAGAAGTTCACCGAGGTTTTTCCTGACGCCCTGACCATGATCTCACGTTCGCTGCGTGCCGGCCATTCCTTCACCAGTGGTATTCAACTGGTCGGCGAGGAAATCCAGGACCCGGTAGGTGAACTGTTCAGGACCGCCTATGAACAGCAGCTGCTCGGACTCAGGATCACTGAGACCTTGAGCAACCTCAACGAGAGGATTGATAGCCTTGATCTCAGGTTCTTCACCACCGCCATCGCCATCAACAATGATGTTGGTGGTAACCTCTCGGATATCCTTGAAAACCTCGCGAAGACAATCCGGGAGAGGTTGAAAATAAGAAGGCAGGTTCGCGTGTACACCGCACAGGGGCGGATGACGGGGTACGTTTTGGGCGCGCTGCCAATATGTACCTTTTTGATTTTTAATATCCTCAATCCCGAATACGAGTCGCTTCTTTACAAGGAGACGAAGGGGCTGTACGTCTTGGGGCTCGCCGTGGTCTTGCAGTTGATCGGCTTCTTCGTGATCAGGAAAATCATCAGGATTAGGATTTAGGGGGGGACGGTGGTCTTCGCAATAACTGTAATCGTTTTCATCGCCGTTGTTCTCCTGACAGTCGCCGCAATATATCCTTATCTGTCGCGGCGGGGTGTTGTGCAGAGCAGGCTTGAGAAGTTCGAAGTGCAGGAGGTGAGCAAGGTCGAACTGGTCCCGGAAGCACCCAAATGGTACGACCACTTGGGGCAACTGGGGCGCTCGTTGAAGTTATCAGCCAAGGAGCAGGGAAAGTATACCCAGATGCTGGTTGCGGCCGGGTACAAGCGGGAGAGCGTCTACGTCTTTTTTGGTTGCAAGATCCTGCTCACCATACTCCTTCCCGTCTCCTTCGTGCTCTTCTACGTCATGGCCAGGGGGCTGTCCTTTAACCGGTTGATGATTCTCACGACGATAATTTTGGCCATCGTGGGCTATCTGGCGCCCAGTTACTGGCTGTCGCACCAGTACAACGAGCGGAAGCTGAAGATCTTCCATACCCTACCAGACATACTCGACCTGCTCACGGTCTGCGTGGATGCCGGGCTCAGTATGGACGCCGCACTGATAAAGACTACCGAAGTGCCCCAGTTTGCCAATGACCCGCTTGCCAAAGAAATCAAGGTGGCGACCATGGAGACAAGGGCCGGTAAGCCGCGCATTGAAGCGCTCAAGGACATGGCTGCGCGCACCATGGTCGACGATGTTAAATCTTTCGTTACCATGCTGGCTCAGACAGAGCGCTTCGGCACCAGCTTGAGCCAGGCCCTCACTGTTCATTCGGACTCCCTACGCACCAAGAGGAAGCAGATTGCTGAAGAAGCTGCGGCCAAGACCACCATCAAGATGATTTTCCCGCTGGTCATGTTCGTCTTTCCTGCGCTTCTGGTCGTCATTTTGGGACCGGCCTATGTTCAGATCAGCAAAACCCTTTTCAAATAAATACGCCTCATAAGGAGACACGTCATGCACTTTGATTTAAACACCGCTATCTTGATGATAATCGCAGTCGAATTGGCTCTCATTTACTCGAGGCTCTGCAAGAAGTAGCAAATCCTGATATCAATTTATGAGGAGGGGGCATGCGCTATTTTAATAAGGTGGCTCTGATACTATTGCCGGTGTTGATGCTGGCCCTGGCGGGATGCGGCTCGAGTTCCAGCGGCAAAACCGACCCGTTTAACCCTGGCGGGACTGTCGGCGGCACTACGTCCGGTACCCCCCCCTACAGTCTCACCCTCACCCCCGCCAAATCAGCGGCGTTCGCCAACGAACAGCTGATCGTCACGGCGGTGTTGAAGGATGCCTCCAACACCCCGATCGCCAACCAGACTGTGAACTTCTCGATCACGGCGGGACCGGCCACAGCGGTGTCGACCTCCGCCAGGACCGACTCCAACGGTGTCGCCCTGGCCTTTGTCAGGACCGGCGCCACCGCCGTCACCACCAACGTCATCGTCCAGGGAGCCTCGACGGTGAACAGCAAGAGCGTGGTCGGCTACGGAAACTTCCAGGTCTCTCCAGCTGACGCGAATCTCAACAGCACCAGGCTGTCCCTCAGCATGACCTCCCTGGCGGTCAGCCCCAACCAGGAACAGGTTATCATCGCCACGGCCAAAGACGGCTCCAACAACCCCCTAGCGAATCTCGCGGTCACTTTTAGGGTGGCCGCAGGACCGGCATCCATGGTGATAACGAACTCTTTCACCGATGCCAACGGCCAGGCCACCACCATAGTCAAGGCCGGCAATCCAGCCGCCGTCTCCAACGTCATCATCGAGGCGACCGCCACGGTGGGCGGTAACGCCGTCGTGGCCAATATCCCCTTCCAGGTGGTGCCAACCACCATCTCAACCGTCAACTACACTATGACAATGGCTGCCAGCAAGCTGGTTGTGGATAACAACGAGGAGTTTTTCGTTGCGGTGACGCTAAAGGATTCCGGCGCAAACCCTGTGGTAGGCCAGACCGTCAACTTCAGTATCGCCTCGGGGGAAGCAGCGGTCATCACCCCCACAGCGGTCACCGACTCGCTCGGCAAGGGGATAGCCCGTATCCGTGCCCTAAACCCCGCTTCGACGTCTGCCGTCATCCTGCAGGCCTTGGCCACCATCGACGGCACCGTGGTTACGGCCCTTGCACCCGTGCAGATCACGACCCAACCCCTCTCGGCTTCAATCATCAAGATGACGCTTGCAAGCGATAAACAAACCGTAGGCATCAACAGCGACGTCATCCTGACGGCAACCGTAACCGATCTGCAGTCTCCACCGAAGCCGGTGCAGGACAACCCGGTCACTTTCAGCGTCGTTGGTGGTTCGGCCAACGTCCTCGATCCATCAGGCAATATCCAGGAACCCTTCACGGTTAATACTGATTCCATGGGCAATGCCGTGTGCCGCCTCAGGTCGGCTGCGACTCCCACTAGCTCGAGCATAATCGTGAAGTCAACCACCACGGTTAACGATAAGGAGGTCACTGCTTACCACACCATCGATATCGTCCGCCAGAACAGCTATGTTATAAACTTCCTCACCTCGGGCTCCGCAAGTGATCCAAGTGGCAACCTCAACCGTCTTTCCGGGACAGTTGCATTTGATTTCGTAGGTACTGTGACCTTTAAACAGCTGGTGCCTTTCCAGGTGCTCGACAACAACGGCATCCCTCTGCCCAACGTCGCAGTCGCCCTGGAGATCTCTAACACTGGCAGGAACCTCGATACCAGGATTGAATTGGTGCCGCCCCTGCCCGGAGTACCAGTTGTTTATCCCTTTGATGATCCGCTGAAAATTACGGTAAGGACCGATGATCACGGCATGGGGATATTCACCTGCAATGTCAGCTTGGCAGCGCCGGGAGCCGGGATGACCAATACCGAATCGGTGATATACCAGGCAACGGCCACCTCGGGGGGCGTCTCCATGCTCTCGTATGGTGGTTTCATCGCCACCGTCACGCAGGACAAGGCACCCTAGCTGAAGGCTACTCGTCCCGTTTAGGAACAGCCGCCTCAATGGCTGCTCCTTGCCCACGATCAAAGTATGAGGAGGCATGATGCGCAGAGTTATCTTCCTGATGATTTTTATTTCAACGGTAACAGCAGGGCCCGCCATGGCGGCTGACATCGACGGCAGGCTCGGCCTGACCGGCAAGGTCGGCTTTCTGATGCCGGTCCAGGATGACTTCATCACCGGGGTCGATGATACCAACACTGGCCTTGCTGCTGGTGGAGGCCTCATCTACGGTGTTGGCAAGAATGTCGTCGCCGAACTCGACATCACGCACGTCCCAACCCTCAGGGTGGAAGCGGCAGGTGCGAAGGTTGGGGAGGCGACCTTGACCGATATTTCACTTGGGCTTCAGTACCGCTTTACTCCGGAAAAGCTCCTTGTCCCTTACTTGGGAGCCGGTGTCGATCTCATCAAGGGGAAATTCACCAACCTAGCCGACCGCAGGTACGGCCTTGAGTGGACCACCGGCGGGCACGTCAGCGCCGGTGTCGATTACTTCGTAACCAGGGGCATCGCTCTGACTGCCGAGCTGAAAGGGATCTTCGCCCCCGCTGGCAACATCAAGACCACGCCGCAGGAGTACAACCCCAACAGCTTCGTCGGCACGGTCGGCATCCGGTTGTTCCTGCCGGAAAAGATGTTCGACTAGATGAGGGCCATTGACCACACCTCGGGCCGCGTACTGGCAGGAACCGTCTCCGTCGCGGAGAGTTTCCTGGCTAGGCTCAAGGGTCTGCTCGGTAGGGATCGACTTCCGCCGGGGCAGGCGCTGTGGATCAAGCCTTGCAACAGCGTACACACCTTCGGCATGAAGTTTCCCATCGACGTGGCGTTTCTGGACCGGGAACAGCGGGTGGTGGCACTTGTCACCACCCTCGCCCCGAACCGGATTTCCGGCTACCACCCCACGGCGTCCAGCGTGCTAGAACTGCCGGCCGGTACGCTGGACCTAACGGCAACCGTCGTCGGTAACAAGATAGAGATTGCTTGAATGCTCCCTCCCGTGACGGAGGGTACCTTTTTGCCGCTTCGTGCAAGGGGAGGGGGGGGGCGGCGCGTTTACCGGGATGATTTTTTATGAACTGTTCCAGCAGTATTCCTCGCGGCAAGAACTGTCGCTCTCTGTTGTTGTTTCTGCTCTTCCTGGTTGGTATCTGTGCGGCCGCGGTTTATATCGGCGCCGTTCCCACCCGTAAGTTCGGACACGACATATTCTTCCTGCTCGACAACGGGTGGCGGGTGGTCACGGGGCAGCGTCCGCACCTCGACTACACCAGCCCATGGGGCCCGCTCTCCTTCTTGGTTGTCGCATCAGGTCTTGCGGCCTCGCATTACTCCGTCGACGCCATCGGCTATGGTAACGCGATGTTCGCATTCGCCGCAGGCATCTGGGCCTACCGTCTTTGCCGCGACACGGTGCCGCCCGGCCCGCGGTTCCTGGTTTGCCTTTACCTGGCGCTACTGGTGGTTTCCCCGTATTCCCTGGGCTGGGGGGCACTCAACTCGAGCCACGCCATGTTTTACAACCGCTACGGTTACGCGCTGCTCGGCGTGCTGATGATCGAGTCTTTCCCACAGGGGGGCGACGTGCCGTACGAGGACCGGCTAGTTGGGGGAGTTTCCACCGGTGCAGTCACCGCTCTGTGTCTGTTCCTGAAGGCTAATTACTTCGCCGCAGCGGTTCTTCTCATCGGAGCTTCTTTCTTGTGGAGGCGTTTCGACAAGAGGCGCGTGACCGGCATCGGCGTCGGATTCTGTCTGGTGAGCCTCGCCTTTTTGGCGTATCTCCAGTTCGATATCGGCGCAATTTTGCGGGACCTCGGTATCGCAGCCGGCGCACGGTCCAAAAGCTTCAGCTACACAGAGGTGTTACAGAAGTTCACGCTCAACGCGCTCTCCCTTTTGTTCGTGCTCCTGTTGACCATTCTGAGTGCCCGTGCGAAGGGCGAGGGGAAGGGGGCTCGCCGCCTGGCCGGCGTTCTCCTGGGCTGTATCATCTTCGCGATCGACATGCTGCTTTTGTGCAGCAACCAGCAGTACTCGGAACTGCCGCTTACCGCGATATATGCCCTGTGGGTGACCGTCGACCTCAGCGCCTGGAGCCGGAATAACCCTGGTAAGTCAAGGCCGGTCTCTGTCGGTGTTAAGGGTACCGTCCTTGTCGGAACGGCTTTCATCCTCGTTTCCTTCTGCAGCCAGGCAACCGGACTTGCTTATGGCGTCATGCAGAAGGCGCACCCCTCTGGCCTTGCCTCTGTAACGCGGTTCACGGAGCCGCGCCTGAAGGGAATGCTGCTATACGACAACGAGGCCGAGCCGGACAGCAACGGCAGGCTGTACGTCGAATCGGTCAACGACGGCATCCTTTTGCTGCGGCAGAGTTCCGCTCCATCGGAAAAGGTCCTGACCATGGACATGATGAATCCTTTTCCCTACGCCTTGGGGCGGCCCGCTCCCAAGGGAGGCATGGCCGCCGTCGCTTATAACTACACTTTCAGCGACAGCCACCGTCCCTCCGAGGCGAGGTTTTTTGGCGATACCGACATCGTCATGGTGCCGAAACGGCCCACGGAGCCGGGGCGGATGCACGATGGGCTGATGAGGATCTACATGCCGGCGCTGCAGTCCCGTTTCCGACTCGCGGCCGAGTCCAATCAGTGGTACCTCTACAGGCGAAAATGACAGAGATCAGCTCCTCCGCAACTGTCTCCCCTGGGCTCGCCTCGTTCCCCGCCTTCCTCTACGGCCTCCTTATCGCTGGCCTTGGACTTGGCGTCTACCTGACCGGGGTGCTGCTCGGAGTCTTCAGGCTGCTATTGCAGGTGGACGGCCAGTGGCTCTGGGTGGTGGACAGGATCGTCTGGTACAGCGGCATCCCGGTCGTCGCAGGGCTGATCCTCATCCTGTGCGACCTCTTCGTCCTGCTCCCTTACAAGCGTGGCAGCCGGGTCGTGCGCTGGGCTCCCTCCAAGGAGCTGAGCCTCACGGTGGTGCTGACCGCATTCAATGACGAGTTGAGCATAGGGCACGCGGTTGAGGACTTCGCAGCGCATCCGCTGGTTCGGCGTGTCGTGGTGGTGGACAACAACAGCACTGATCGCACCTCGGAGGTGGCCCGAAAGGCAGGTGCCTTCGTGGTGCATGAACCGGTGCCGGGATACGGCAGTTGCGTCTATCGCGCCCTGCGCGAGGGGCTGCGCTACACCGATACCGATCTCACCCTCTTGTGCGAAGGGGACATGACGTTCAGGGCCTACGACATCGAGAAGTTCCTGGCCTACCTGCCACACGCGGACCTGGTTAACGGCACGCGCATTAGCGAACAGTTGCGGGAGCAGCGCACCCAGTTGAGCACCTTCATGTACTACGGCAACTTTTTCGCAGGCAAACTGCTCGAGGTAAAGCACCTGGGCAAGGGGACCTTCACCGACGTCGGCACGACCTACAAACTCTGCCGCAACCGCCCGCTGGAGCGACTTTTGCCGTACCTGAACCCGGCCATAAACCTGGAATTCAACGCCCATCTCCTGGATACGGCACTGGCCCGCGGGATGGCGGTGGTGGAGTGCCCCATCACCTTCCACAACCGGGTCGGCTTCAGCAAAGGGGGCAACTCCAGCAATTGGAAGGCGCTCAAGGTGGGGACGCGCATGATTCTGGGCATCGTCTTCGGATGGAGAAAACGGCCGTGAGTATGAAGAGTTACCACGAGATACGTCTTCCCTACGATGAGCGCAGGGACCTGCTCTGGAAGACGCTGTGCGAGTCCTATTTCCAGGCCCTGATCCCGGAGGGCGCCTGCGTGCTGGAGTTGGGGGCTGGATACTGTCATTTCATCAACCATATCCGCTGCGCCCGCCGCATCGCCCTCGATCTCTGGGAAGGGATGCCGCAACACGCGGCCCAAGGGGTGGAAACGGTCATCGGCTCCGTCATCGACTTGAGCGGCATTGCGGAGCGATCGGTGGATTTCGTCTTCGCCAGCAACCTCTTCGAGCACCTGTCCCAGGAGGAGTTCGCGCAGACCTTGGCTCAACTGCGCAACAAGCTCACCCCGGGAGGAACCCTGAACCTGTTGCAGCCCAACTACCGGTTCGCCTACCGGGAATACTTCGATGATTTCAGCCACCGGACCGTGTACACCGATGGCAGCCTCAGCGACTTCCTCTCCTGTCACGGCTTTAGGGTCATCTACTGCGCGCCGCGTTTTCTCCCCCTGACCATCAAATCGGCCCTGCCCGTGTCGCCGCTGCTGATTCGTCTCTATCTGAGGCTTCCGTTCAAGCCCCTGGGGAAACAGATGCTAATCCGCGCGGTAGCGGCGTAGCGCGGCGAAGCCTGTAATGATTACTGGTGAAGGTGGTATCCATTGAGCAACTACGACCGCAAAAAGACTTTCCTCCTTCCTTCCATTGGCGACGTCCTGTTCATAACCATTTTTTTGATTATTGCGCTGTACTCCGGGAAATCGCTCCTCAACGACGGCGATACCGGCTACCACATCCGCGCCGGCGAATACATGCTGCGCACGCACAGCATCCCGCACCATGACATGTTTTCCTTCCTGTCACCGCCGCTTCCCTGGACCGCCCACGAATGGCTCTCCGAGGTGATCATGGCGCTGGTGCACCAGGCGTACGGGCTTACCGGCGTGGTCATCTTCTTCGCCTTTTTCCTGGCGCTCTCCTGCTTCCTGCTTTTCAAGATGATGCAAAAAGAAGACTGCGACATCCTCGTCGCGCTGTTCGTGGTCATCCTGGTCGGGGGCGCAGCGCAGCTGCATTGGCTGGCCCGGCCGCATGTCTTCTCGCTGGTCATCATGGTGGCCTGGTACTACATCCTGGACCTATACCAATACCGCGGAAGGAACCACCTGTTCCTGCTGCCGTTGATCATGATCCCGTGGGCAAACCTGCACGGCGGCTTCATGGGCGGGTTCATTCTTTTGGGTGCGTATTTCCTCGGCAACCTGCTGGATTCCTTCTTCAGTCACGGTGAGGGGAGGACGGAGGGCCTGCGGAGGCTGCGCGGTCTGGGCCTTGCCATACTCGCCTGCCTCGCGGCGAGCGTCGTGAATCCCTACGGCCTCCATATCCTGCTGTTCCCATTCCAGCTCACCTCGTCCAAGGATCTCATGGACGGTGTTTCCGAGTTCCTTTCGCCCAATTTTCACGAATACTACATCAAGTACTTTGAGCTGCTGCTCTTTGTGTTGCTCGCCACCGTGGGGTTGTCCAGGTTCAAGCTGAACCTCGTCGAGATGATTCTGGTCCTGCTTTTTACCCACATGTCACTCTTCTCGGCCCGGTACATCCCGCTGTTCGCCATCATCGTCGCTCCTATCATCGCCAAGAGGCTGAACCAGGTGCTCAGAGAGTCCGATTCCGGCTTCGCCCGCTTCCTGAAACAGCGGTCGTGTAACATCGCCGCCATCGATGCGTGCACCACGGGATACTTTTGGCCGCTGGCGGCGATCGGGGCGGTGGTGGTCATGGTGTACTCCGGGCGGATCAATTTCCAGTTCAATCCCAAAATCAAACCCATGGCCGCCATCGAATTCCTGAAAAGGGAGCAGATACCGGGCAACATGTTCAACAACGACGAATTCGGCGACTGCCTGATCTATGCGGCGGCGCCGAAATACAAGGTGTTTATCGACGGCAGGCTCGACATGTACGGTGCCGATCGGTTGAAGGAATACTTCAACGTCACCGCTTTCAAACCAGGGTGGGAAATGATCCTGGAAAAATACCGGATATCGTGGATCATCTTTCCTGCGGATGCCACGCTTTCGCGCCATTTACTGATTCACCCCGAATGGAAACTGATATATGCCGACAAGGTGACCAACATCTTCGTAAAGAACGTGCCTCAATACCGGTATCTCATGGAGAAGTATCCCAACGTGCGGCCTGCGGTCCTGGACGACAAGAAAGATGAGGCCTGACCGGTAGGTGCTCCTGCCGGTAGATGCGGCACGGACCCGAAACTAGTGGAGTCGACGGATTTATGGACGATTACGTGTGGTTGAACAGAAGGGTAGACCGGGGTGGCATCGTTTGGGCCACCTTGGGCTCCCTTGCGGTCCACACCCTGCTGTTTCTCGTGCTGTCGTCGGCTGTCATCTACTATCCCCAGACCGGAACCGCCGCCAAGTTCGACATCCTATGGCTATCCCCTTCGTCACTCCCAATGGCAGCCACCGCGGCACCAGACAATGCCAGCGCCGCCCCGGCTGCCACCCCGGTTGGCGTACTCCCCGCGAGCCCCCTCGCGGCCGTCGATCCTCCCGCCACAGAGCCTGATACTGCGGCGCAGGCGAATCTGCCGGACCTGCCCGCTGAGGCGGTAGCGGAAGATACGCAGTTAGAGATGGTGGCCGCCAAGAAAGCCGCAGGCAGGCCGAAGCAGCCTGCGCCGGGTCCGAAACAGACGCCGGCCGTGCTGCCCAAGGTCAAAGCCGAGGAGCAGGACGATGACACCGCCGAGGCGGAAGAATCGGTGACGCCGCCGCCCGATCCGGCCGAGGAGGCCAAGGCCCGCGAGGAGGCCGAGCGCAAACGGCTGGCCGTCTTGCAGGCGGAGCAGGAACGGCAGGCCGAGGAAGAGGCGAAACGCCAACGCAAAGTAGCCGAGAAGTTGGAAGCCGAACGCAAAGTTGCCGAGAAAAAAGAGGCGGAACGCAAGGCCGCCGAAGCGGCCCAGGCGAAAGCGGAGCAGGAGAAGGTCGCGCGCGAGAAGGCGCTGCAGGAGCGTAAGGCTGCCGAAAAGGCGCGACAGGAAAAGCTGGCGCTCGAGCGGGAAAAGGCTGCCGCAGAGAAAGCGGAGCAGGAGCGGAAGACCGCCGAGGCCAAAAGAGTCGAGCAGGAGTTACAGGACAAAAGGCAGGCCGAGTTGCAGCGCCGCGTCGCAGAGAGGGCCAAGCAGGAGAGGCTGGTCCGCGAGCGGGAACGGGTCGCCGCGGAAAAGGCGGAGCACGAGCGTCGTGTGGCGGCCGCCCAGGCCGAGCAGGAGCTACAGGAAAAGCGGGAAGCGGAAAGGGAACGTGTCGCCGCGGAACAAGCCCG
It encodes the following:
- a CDS encoding DUF192 domain-containing protein, giving the protein MRAIDHTSGRVLAGTVSVAESFLARLKGLLGRDRLPPGQALWIKPCNSVHTFGMKFPIDVAFLDREQRVVALVTTLAPNRISGYHPTASSVLELPAGTLDLTATVVGNKIEIA
- a CDS encoding glycosyltransferase family 2 protein, whose translation is MTEISSSATVSPGLASFPAFLYGLLIAGLGLGVYLTGVLLGVFRLLLQVDGQWLWVVDRIVWYSGIPVVAGLILILCDLFVLLPYKRGSRVVRWAPSKELSLTVVLTAFNDELSIGHAVEDFAAHPLVRRVVVVDNNSTDRTSEVARKAGAFVVHEPVPGYGSCVYRALREGLRYTDTDLTLLCEGDMTFRAYDIEKFLAYLPHADLVNGTRISEQLREQRTQLSTFMYYGNFFAGKLLEVKHLGKGTFTDVGTTYKLCRNRPLERLLPYLNPAINLEFNAHLLDTALARGMAVVECPITFHNRVGFSKGGNSSNWKALKVGTRMILGIVFGWRKRP
- a CDS encoding class I SAM-dependent methyltransferase, translating into MKSYHEIRLPYDERRDLLWKTLCESYFQALIPEGACVLELGAGYCHFINHIRCARRIALDLWEGMPQHAAQGVETVIGSVIDLSGIAERSVDFVFASNLFEHLSQEEFAQTLAQLRNKLTPGGTLNLLQPNYRFAYREYFDDFSHRTVYTDGSLSDFLSCHGFRVIYCAPRFLPLTIKSALPVSPLLIRLYLRLPFKPLGKQMLIRAVAA